The window TGGTAACTGTTGAATAAGAAAAGCGATAAGCAGTATCCAGCAagttctgaaataaaaaaataaccaatcGTAAATAAATATACTCTTGGACGTTGGTAGCTGTAAAAAtttaataccggtatattatcaGATTTACAAATCATGTTACATGGAACCACGGTATTGAAATATAAACCTACTTAGTTTTTGCTTGCCTTGATTtcagagttaaaaaaaaaactgtaaatatttttccattaaatggaatacatttataatgtttttaaatcaattacatgtattaacgtTTACAACAATcgatcagaaaaaaatcatacatgtgtgttaatttttttttaaactttcataCCGCATACTGTATTATGGTTtgtgtatatatgtgtgtgCTTCAGTGTGCATGAATGCAGACACGCACGTgtgcatatgtacatgtgtgGTTCAACTTTCGTGTAACTTGAtttaatcaaagaaattatACTAGTAAAGTAAATACATATGAGTATTGTGTCCTTTACGATTATTTTGCCTATACCCGTGCTTGTACGGAAAGTACCGTCCACAAAAAGCATAGATACAGGTGCCTGTAGTAATATGATTTTCTCAACCTAGGTACATATTTTATAATGGTGTTTGTATCTATTAGTTTGtaataaatcatgaaaacgAGCATCGggatatttatatacataacATTGTATAGATTCAAATTCAATCATTATTCTGAATCATGATTACTTCCAGCATAATGCAATGAATGCTACTTATACAAGTGTAAACAAAATGTAgtgctttaaaaaatgtttatactcgATGTGCTCATACTCAGAATTTTGCAAGagaattgaagaaaaaaaatcaagcagtttagataaatgtaattaatattctaaatggttatacttaaagaaaaaatacgtGTCACTTTATGATTCTTCGGAAATCAGTTAATCAACCGCAAAAAGATTTGCATCACCACTAGGCCTTTCAACACGcattttattcaacaaattaattgcatgtttttttatatacgtagatatgaatatttatttttttaagttaaatgttttaatgatgTAGTGGCAGATATATTACTAAGACTCTTTTCAATTTGCATTTGTGTAATCTGCGTTTctgtaaatatgattaaataaatagtctataacattgaaaatgtctatacagattaattatttacatggtTTTATAATTTGGCTTTGTAAGCTGGTgctttcataattttaaagtacTGGAGAGAACTTGATCATTAGATGGATAGATTTTAATTTATGttctcaaaataaataattgtatttgaAATAACTATTTTTCAACTAATATATTTGAATGATGTTCACTCTGCATGCATGTTGAacctatatttatattattatcatattatcAGTGTACAATACAaagttcaatttttatttaattcttcattgttaaatgttttatttttttctataaaatattcTAATAATAACAGATTAAATAAGTTATATGTTACAATAAAACTAGTTCCAATAATACAGGTTATAAAATCTATGAATGCACAGCTAATAAGGAAGTGAAAATAACAGTGAAAAACTGGATATTATTCTACATTTCCCAGTAGGATGCCCCATATTTGAACCTGCTAGAGTTGTTCCCCGTAATATATCCGTGGTAACAGCAAACAAACTCCATCCGCGATTTTCTCTGTCCATAGACGACGTCAATTTTCGGTAACAGCcaaaatatgttattttcaaAAGCGCTCGTTAACGCAGATGTTTACTAGGGAAGTATATGTATTAGTTTGAAAAGGAGTTAATATCGATTTCATTAAATGCCGTTACAGATATGCAAGCTGTCTGAGAAAAcgagggattttttttattaaaaattacttaCTTTCTGTAGTCTTTTATCATGGCGGTATAAACATTTTTCGTGCGTTGTTTGGTATCATTTTGTTCTGCAAGTTCTCTAGCGTCTGTTTGTAACAAAGAACAGTCGCATGCATCGTTATTGTCCTGGAAACGGCCGAATAAAACAACGCGACTTTTACTACCTGTTATATTTCAGGCGAAGCTTTCGCAAGCAAGCGCGATactcttttcattttaatttaattttagacgacgttttatgaaataaaatacatacacTAAGTATTTTTAGGTAAATCATTCcacatatatttttgttctatGATTATTGAGTGAATACAAGCTTATGAATTTGCTGTTTGAAAACGCTGAATTTTGAAATAGAGTCACATAGCGTTACGTTATGATGTGACTGTGTTTGTGGATGCAAAAAAGGCAACACTTGCTCCTTGCTAAGATTCAATGAAACTATTGGGGTTTTGCAGGGGCTTCCGGATAAGCCAATGGTTAACTCGTacagagtttttttttctccgaATTTACCGAGTGTCTCAAAATTAATACATActatttcatataaaaacaaataatccgGATTATTCAAGATGAATGAGTACAGTCTCATTTAATTTAGATAActgaaaaattgtgtttttgtgAAATCtgcaatttgtttacatttgtataCTTCTTCCACTTTCGATATAGAGATCATTCGTGCATTGAAAACACAATTATAActctattttgtaaaaaaaaaacagatatgAAATGTCTGTTCTGAAGCCTTCGGTCAATGCACTTGATCCCTACTTGATTCCTTATTTAAGCCATTATTTGATAAGTTCATATCATGTGTATTTGTTTCATACGTATAAAGACCATCAGTATCAGGTACTCCTAAATCAGTTTCAGTGAGGGTAGTTTTTTTACCAATTGTTTTTGATGATATATTAGGTGATGTCATTGGCGTGGTCGTTTCTGTCACCGCAAAATCTAAATTATGAGAAATTCTAGGATGTTAAAGATGATTGAACActtttaaatgataaacatgACAAAtgcaaaaatcaaacaaaaggtcatcattaaattatcaaaacagTTATGAAAACTAATGttataacagagagagagagagagagagagagagagagagagagagagagagagagagagagataagaTAATTATAATTACCGCAATAAGACTTATTATAAATGTTTCCATTGTAAACCGCTCTCACAAAGTGGACTTGGGTGCCATTATTGCAATATTCATCCCTTTTATCGACAGAAAGTGGATTTTTAACTTCGTAATTTAAGCTTATATCATTGCACGATATATTTTTGAACATATCACGTAGCATTTCTTTCACTGGAACTGAATTGATTACAAAAGAAATGCATGTCTCAAAAAGAAACATGCTTGTAAAATTGCTATACTCAGCTATTAGCTGTCCATTCACCTAAAAcgaaaaatagaaataatattgatGCCTGTTTGTCAAACTATACTTCTATTTACTTTATAGATATCCTTTTATTGCAAACTCTCAGAAGCGTGTGAATCcacgttaaaaaaaaatattaaaactacaACCTTCTCAAAAAAAATCGGTAGTtattatgtcatttttaaatatattctgCGGATTACAATTATGAGATAAAATGCAAATAACATGAAATCAGTTTCTGCAAAATGTTGTTCTACATACAAGGTAAGGAGAACTCTTGAACATAAAAATTAAGTTCTATTTTTACTTTGTTCATGATAAATtgtatgtatacatcatttactGTATAAACGAGCCTATgtttcacacacacacacaaacgcattgtttgttgttttttttccttcaaaaacAAAGTTAATTTGTTCGCAATAAAAATCCTTTAAGACCACTGCAttacttattattatttttttttgggggggggggggttgtatgAAGAATGCCCTTCAATATTCTCCT is drawn from Crassostrea angulata isolate pt1a10 chromosome 5, ASM2561291v2, whole genome shotgun sequence and contains these coding sequences:
- the LOC128185191 gene encoding uncharacterized protein LOC128185191, whose translation is MNALYMVVLCLIQSAVLTGCCSVRKINLTVDNASILCTTDRSCVAECYRGFIFSSGKTKQSYSCLNGVWSPVLSTCKRIPAIYVTYSVIWKINNVVPSNCSNVSKRLLSTAEMLEERLSSVCSQLTINSTVNFTYSMNGSLVNGQLIAEYSNFTSMFLFETCISFVINSVPVKEMLRDMFKNISCNDISLNYEVKNPLSVDKRDEYCNNGTQVHFVRAVYNGNIYNKSYCDFAVTETTTPMTSPNISSKTIGKKTTLTETDLGVPDTDGLYTYETNTHDMNLSNNGLNKESSRDQVH